One Leishmania major strain Friedlin complete genome, chromosome 29 DNA segment encodes these proteins:
- a CDS encoding putative aminopeptidase (previous protein_id=AAZ09681.1), with protein MSMTKSVKLENPYVPSGYHLRVAVDLSTWSYTAVETVHLQRCPAFPDGDTIQLHAAPSIEVTSVKGATLERRDDTAHTLVLKLDAETMALADPTLHFEFTHVIQKELRGFYQVNFKHNGKQHRMASTHFEPVSARLFYICHDEPAQRADFTLTVTLPKSEEHYVVLSNGPLKSKTVEGDTVVHAFQTVPRCPPYLTACVVGELEHISTVVKGIPVSVYATLGKVGRAQFALSITVFALEFFEKFFQCKYPLPKLDVVAVPDFPIGGMENWGCITCAEAILVDPQQSSVEAKRGTSNLVCHEVSHNWFGNLVAINWWEGLWLKEGFASWCGYHATHAYAPQWNALDAAALQVVSALNDDIYEHSHPVEVPIHDPGDITQIFDSISYNKGMGLVFMLQAFLGDRWESAVAHYIRKHQFGDTKTAQLWEALEESSQLPITEALTSFTTQMGYPIIHVARKDENTIVVTQEACRFVTASEKSMRTWCVPLVVEGIDAAAGRATPMLRGDKPMEVTLPAGIAKGAFANANPRRTGFYRCRYDNAIFDAWLANYSQLSPADRRSLFSDTLAAIRIGYDDIPRLARIAKAVSAFEKDIYVLREYMQTMGTFLRSFDDTSLTKSLNKELHGFLTPVAESFIGVSPQDDNASLRRNFYLDASISTLLNSWEPAEVSAHPVIQWALQQAQGFLSGEGFNAGTLSSCLRAWVRMTDPADLPARNAQLYAKLQEVDGNEELCRSLVVAMTSGASVDFALGIMKKCIENDGVRSQYGGQVFWSLASNPAISGAEVWQAFQNNFDAVKAQWGGGQFRIQAIVSFLGEALSGDAAADEFETFFETHPLPNARLAIGRAAEELRIRSWLNKKWKASLPHVFCCH; from the coding sequence ATGTCGATGACAAAGAGCGTCAAACTGGAGAACCCGTATGTGCCCTCCGGGTATCACCTGCGCGTCGCGGTGGATCTTTCCACGTGGAGCTACACAGCGGTGGAGACggtgcacctgcagcgctgtCCTGCCTTCCCAGACGGCGACACGATCCAGCTGCATGCAGCCCCGTCGATCGAGGTGACGTCAGTGAAGGGCGCCACTTTGGAACGGCGCGACGacacggcgcacacgcttgTGCTGAAGCTGGACGCGGAGACGATGGCGTTGGCAGACCCGACGCTGCACTTCGAGTTCACGCATGTAATCCAaaaggagctgcgcggctTCTACCAGGTGAACTTCAAGCATAACGggaagcagcaccgcatGGCCTCCACACACTTCGAGCCCGTGTCAGCGCGACTCTTCTACATCTGCCACGACGAAcccgcgcagcgcgcggATTTCACGCTGACCGTGACGCTCCCCAAGTCGGAGGAGCACTACGTCGTCCTTTCTAACGGTCCTCTGAAGTCGAAGACGGTGGAAGGGGACACCGTGGTGCACGCCTTCCAAACGGTGCCCAGGTGCCCGCCGTATCTGACAGCCTGCGTTGTTGGTGAGCTGGAGCACATCAGCACCGTCGTCAAGGGCATCCCGGTCAGCGTGTACGCGACGCTGGGCAAGGTGGGACGGGCGCAGTTTGCCCTCAGCATCACCGTGTTCGCTCTCGAGTTCTTTGAGAAGTTCTTCCAGTGCAAGTACCCACTACCTAAGCTGGACGTCGTTGCCGTTCCCGACTTTCCGATCGGTGGGATGGAGAACTGGGGCTGCATCACGTGCGCTGAGGCCATACTGGTGGACCCGCAGCAGTCGAGCGTGGAGGCGAAGCGCGGCACGTCGAACCTGGTATGCCACGAAGTCTCGCACAACTGGTTTGGTAACCTTGTTGCCATCAACTGGTGGGAGGGTCTGTGGCTCAAGGAGGGCTTTGCGTCGTGGTGCGGCTACCACGCGACGCACGCGTACGCGCCACAGTGGAACGCTTtggacgctgcggcgctgcaggtggtgTCGGCGCTGAACGACGACATATACGAGCACAGTCACCCCGTTGAGGTGCCCATCCACGATCCCGGAGATATTACCCAGATCTTCGACAGTATCAGCTACAACAAGGGCATGGGCCTGGTTTTCATGCTGCAGGCGTTTCTTGGCGACAGGTGGGAATCTGCCGTCGCACACTACATCAGAAAGCACCAATTCGGGGACACTAAAACGGCGCAACTGTGGGAGGCGCTCGAGGAGTCGTCGCAGCTGCCCATCACCGAGGCCCTCACCAGCTTTACCACGCAGATGGGCTACCCAATCATCCACGTGGCCAGAAAGGACGAGAACACCATTGTGGTGACGCAAGAAGCGTGCCGCTTCGTGACGGCGTCGGAGAAGAGTATGCGGACGTGGTGTGTGCCGCTTGTCGTGGAGGgcatcgacgccgccgctgggcgTGCGACACCGATGCTGCGCGGTGACAAGCCCATGGAGGTGACCCTGCCGGCCGGTATTGCGAAGGGGGCCTTTGCCAACGCCAACCCGCGTCGTACCGGCTTCTACCGCTGCCGATACGACAACGCCATCTTCGATGCATGGCTCGCCAACTACAGCCAGCTTTCTCCTGCCGATCGCCGCTCCCTCTTTTCCGACACGCTGGCCGCGATTCGGATAGGTTACGATGACATTCCGCGGCTGGCGAGGATCGCGAAGGCCGTTTCGGCGTTTGAGAAGGATATCTATGTGCTGCGAGAGTACATGCAGACCATGGGTACCTTCCTCCGCTCTTTCGATGATACTTCTCTGACAAAGAGCCTGAACAAGGAGCTGCATGGCTTCCTCACCCCTGTCGCCGAGTCCTTTATAGGAGTCAGCCCGCAGGACGACaacgcgtcgctgcgccgcaacTTTTACCTCGACGCCAGTATCTCCACTTTGCTGAACAGCTGGGAGCCGGCGGAGGTCTCTGCGCACCCGGTGATCCAGtgggcgctgcagcaggcacaGGGCTTCCTCTCCGGGGAAGGTTTCAACGCTGGCACGCTCAGCTcctgcctgcgtgcctggGTTCGCATGACCGATCCCGCCGACCTTCCAGCGCGCAACGCGCAGCTGTACGCGAAACTGCAGGAGGTGGACGGCAACGAGGAGCTGTGTCGTTCGCTGGTCGTGGCCATGACGAGTGGCGCCTCAGTTGACTTTGCACTGGGCATCATGAAAAAATGCATCGAGAACGATGGCGTCCGCAGCCAATACGGCGGACAAGTCTTCTGGAGCCTCGCGTCGAATCCAGCGATCTCCGGCGCGGAGGTGTGGCAGGCTTTTCAGAACAACTTCGACGCCGTGAAGGCGCAGTGGGGTGGCGGCCAGTTCCGCATCCAGGCTATTGTGAGTTTCCTGGGTGAGGCGCTCTCTGGCGATGCTGCGGCGGACGAGTTCGAGACCTTCTTCGAGACGCATCCACTTCCTAATGCCCGCCTCGCCAtcggccgcgccgctgaggagctgcgcatTCGCTCGTGGCTGAACAAAAAGTGGAAGGCTTCCCTGCCTCACGTATTCTGCTGTCACTAG